A single window of Pseudarthrobacter defluvii DNA harbors:
- a CDS encoding Gfo/Idh/MocA family protein produces the protein MTENLRVAVIGAGRMGADHIQRLNKRIHGAEVAAVVDVDLARAQAAIEGIPGAVALADAEEALNNGDVNAVLIATPGFLHEGILLKALARDIPILCEKPLTPDAESSWKIVEAEVALGHKRIQVGFMRRFDAEYATLGSIIRNHELGELLMLHHQHRNPSTPEGFTNEMLINDSVVHEFDAIRFFTGEEITSIQVRLGKATRNAPNGQHDPQHVLLETESGVLADVEIYVNAKFGYEVATQASFEDGIVSIGGDKGPYTRSSGRWGGNVTPGFEERFGAAYDVEIQSWVDAALKGEIGGPSAWDGYATAACCEAGVEAQKNGEKVAVKLAPKPDLYK, from the coding sequence ATGACTGAAAACCTTCGCGTGGCCGTCATCGGCGCAGGCCGCATGGGCGCCGACCACATCCAGCGCCTCAACAAGCGCATCCACGGCGCCGAAGTTGCCGCCGTCGTGGACGTGGACCTCGCACGCGCCCAGGCCGCCATCGAAGGCATCCCCGGCGCCGTTGCGCTCGCAGACGCCGAGGAAGCCCTCAACAACGGCGACGTCAATGCCGTCCTGATCGCCACCCCGGGCTTCCTGCACGAGGGCATCCTGCTCAAGGCCCTCGCCAGGGACATCCCCATCCTTTGTGAAAAGCCCCTCACCCCCGACGCCGAATCCTCCTGGAAGATCGTGGAGGCCGAGGTGGCGCTGGGCCACAAGCGGATCCAGGTGGGCTTCATGCGCCGCTTCGACGCCGAATATGCCACCTTGGGCTCGATCATCCGCAACCACGAACTGGGCGAACTGCTGATGCTGCACCACCAGCACCGCAACCCGAGCACCCCGGAGGGCTTCACCAACGAGATGCTCATCAACGACTCCGTGGTCCACGAGTTCGACGCCATCCGGTTCTTCACCGGCGAGGAAATCACCAGCATCCAGGTCCGTCTGGGCAAGGCCACCCGGAACGCCCCGAACGGCCAGCACGACCCCCAGCACGTCCTGCTCGAGACCGAGTCCGGTGTCCTGGCCGACGTCGAAATCTACGTCAACGCCAAGTTCGGCTACGAGGTGGCCACCCAGGCATCCTTCGAAGACGGCATCGTCAGCATCGGCGGCGACAAGGGCCCCTACACCCGCAGCTCGGGCCGCTGGGGCGGCAACGTCACCCCCGGCTTCGAGGAGCGCTTCGGTGCGGCGTACGACGTCGAAATCCAGTCATGGGTGGACGCGGCACTTAAGGGCGAAATCGGCGGCCCCTCCGCCTGGGACGGATACGCCACCGCGGCATGCTGCGAGGCAGGCGTCGAGGCGCAGAAGAACGGCGAAAAGGTCGCCGTGAAGCTGGCCCCCAAGCCCGACCTCTACAAGTAG